The following proteins are co-located in the Streptosporangium brasiliense genome:
- a CDS encoding ArsR/SmtB family transcription factor → MPKKSCHVEWIFAPDDVARIRFAFSPIWELVTSLRALRDPARHSLHLPWVRAVRSRLTGLDLSELFALVPLRGYLVDFVTPTPETPMPDFAADLDRVRRTPPGRAAEEAGRVSGSDPRVIERFTADPEAGVARVADTLERYWETAFAEFWPRIYGLLEADVLRRSRQLAVGGARELFADLHPSVRWHGDRLRVARPWRYSEPIGGDGLVLVPTAFYWPDTAVMVEPYQPMLLYPATGVGTLWAAGPPPAPGALAALLGRTRAQILTALAEPATTSGLARRMTITPGAVSQHLAVLADGGLVTRRRLGREVVYRRTPVGDSLVCAS, encoded by the coding sequence GTGCCTAAAAAGTCCTGCCACGTCGAGTGGATCTTCGCGCCGGACGACGTGGCCCGGATCCGCTTCGCCTTCTCCCCGATCTGGGAGCTGGTCACGAGCCTGCGCGCGCTGCGCGACCCGGCCAGGCACTCCCTCCACCTGCCCTGGGTGCGCGCCGTACGGTCCCGCCTGACCGGTCTCGACCTGTCGGAGCTGTTCGCGCTGGTCCCGCTCCGGGGCTATCTCGTCGACTTCGTCACCCCCACCCCCGAGACCCCGATGCCCGACTTCGCCGCCGACCTCGACCGGGTGCGGCGCACGCCCCCGGGGCGGGCGGCCGAGGAGGCGGGCCGGGTCAGCGGGTCCGACCCCCGCGTCATCGAGCGCTTCACGGCCGACCCCGAGGCGGGGGTGGCACGGGTCGCCGACACCCTGGAGCGCTACTGGGAGACGGCCTTCGCCGAGTTCTGGCCCCGGATCTACGGCCTGCTGGAGGCGGACGTGCTGCGCCGCTCCCGGCAGCTCGCCGTGGGCGGGGCCCGCGAACTCTTCGCCGACCTGCACCCGAGCGTGCGCTGGCACGGCGACCGGCTCCGCGTGGCCCGGCCCTGGCGCTACTCCGAGCCGATCGGCGGAGACGGCCTGGTGCTGGTGCCGACCGCCTTCTACTGGCCGGACACGGCCGTGATGGTCGAGCCGTACCAGCCGATGCTCCTCTACCCGGCGACGGGCGTGGGCACGCTGTGGGCCGCCGGCCCGCCGCCCGCCCCCGGGGCCCTCGCCGCGCTGCTCGGCCGCACCCGGGCGCAGATCCTGACCGCCCTGGCCGAGCCCGCGACCACCTCGGGGCTCGCCCGCCGGATGACCATCACCCCGGGGGCGGTCAGCCAGCACCTGGCCGTCCTGGCCGACGGGGGCCTGGTGACCCGCCGCCGTCTCGGCCGCGAGGTCGTCTACCGCCGCACCCCGGTGGGCGACTCGCTGGTCTGCGCGTCCTGA